The Populus trichocarpa isolate Nisqually-1 chromosome 11, P.trichocarpa_v4.1, whole genome shotgun sequence genome has a segment encoding these proteins:
- the LOC7470910 gene encoding uncharacterized protein LOC7470910: MNMKFLLEFVSCCGVSSGGALEVPESVGRQSEEETRELMTVRNDHRRKKRGRGSSTAGNNDSGVEWKPSLSAISENNVVVAGERGVERVLNRKGSVAAGGGGGGGRVREISSLSGYVDNYRRNGVSIVIPAFSPTPFMMI, encoded by the exons ATGAACATGAAGTTTTTGTTGGAATTCGTGTCTTGTTGTGGTGTCTCAAGTGGTGGGGCACTGGAGGTTCCTGAAAGTGTGGGGAGGCAGTCGGAGGAGGAGACACGTGAGTTGATGACGGTGAGGAACGATCATaggaggaagaagagaggaagaggGTCTTCGACTGCTGGAAATAATGATTCAGGGGTAGAGTGGAAGCCATCATTGAGTGCGATATCGGAGAATAACGTAGTGGTGGCGGGGGAGAGAGGAGTTGAAAGGGTGCTTAATAGGAAAGGTAGTGTTGCTGCTGGTGGTGGCGGTGGGGGCGGCAGGGTCCGTGAAATTTCTAGCCTTTCCGGTTACGTTGACAATTACAG GCGAAATGGGGTTTCGATTGTTATTCCAGCATTCTCTCCGACTCCATTCATGATGATTTAG
- the LOC7454395 gene encoding organelle RRM domain-containing protein 2, mitochondrial — MAMRATTAALAAAAAAAPRGGFLRLFSTTSTSSSSFPFPQTTQQTPAREQAEPNTNLFVSGLSKRTTSEGLQEAFSKFGEVVQARVVTDRVSGYSKGFGFVKYATLEDAAEGIKGMDGQFLDGWVIFAEYARPRQPPSEPQNNTGMGLWKQRY, encoded by the exons ATGGCCATGAGAGCAACGACGGCGGCTTTGGCtgcggcagcagcagcagctcctCGTGGCGGCTTTTTGCGTCTGTTTTCAACAACTTCCACTTCATCCTCCTCCTTCCCTTTTCCTCAGACCACGCAGCAAACTCCTGCACGTGAACAGGCTGAGCCAAACACCAATCTCTTTGTATCTG GGCTAAGTAAAAGAACAACTTCAGAGGGACTACAAGAGGCCTTTTCTAAATTTGGTGAAGTGGTTCAAG CTAGAGTTGTAACTGACAGGGTCTCAGGCTATTCTAAGGGGTTCGGTTTTGTCAAATATGCTACCTTAGAAGATGCTGCTGAAGGAATAAAAGGCATGGATGGACAG TTTCTGGATGGATGGGTTATATTTGCAGAGTATGCTAGACCCAGACAACCACCTTCTGAACCTCAAAACAACACAGGCATGGGATTATGGAAACAACGCTACTGA